The following proteins come from a genomic window of Deltaproteobacteria bacterium PRO3:
- a CDS encoding ABC transporter permease, with translation MSLEIPQRKPDKPPPEPPPPPRYWGLVWRQFKRRKLSVIGLWVIAFLASVAVLAPVLANGVPVYVKYQDKVYLPILNKLWPVKYLNLYPELHGVDFKEWKAKGAEFRYTPVPYSPDDYNLEEILEPPSRYHWLGTDQQGRDVLSRLIHGSRISLSVGLVAVGLYTLIGIFLGSIAGYFGGRWDMLISRLIEIMICFPTFFLILALVAVLGQDLFYIMLVIGLTGWTGIARLTRGEFLKLRNQDFVTACLSQGMPTRRILGRHLLPNAMAPVLVSASFGIASAILIESSLSFLGFGVRPPTPSWGELLSQAKSVIDVAWWLTTFPGLAIFLTITAFNLVGEGLRDAVDPKLKT, from the coding sequence ATGAGCCTCGAGATTCCACAACGCAAGCCCGACAAGCCGCCCCCGGAGCCGCCGCCCCCGCCGCGCTATTGGGGCCTGGTGTGGCGCCAGTTCAAGCGCCGCAAGCTCAGCGTGATCGGCCTTTGGGTGATCGCGTTCTTGGCCTCGGTCGCCGTCTTGGCGCCGGTCTTGGCCAACGGCGTGCCGGTCTACGTGAAATACCAGGACAAGGTCTACCTCCCCATCCTGAACAAGCTCTGGCCGGTGAAATACCTCAATCTCTACCCCGAGCTGCACGGCGTCGACTTCAAGGAGTGGAAGGCCAAGGGCGCCGAGTTCCGCTACACGCCGGTGCCCTACTCGCCGGACGACTACAACCTCGAGGAGATCCTCGAGCCCCCCAGCCGCTACCACTGGCTGGGCACCGACCAGCAGGGCCGCGACGTGTTGAGCCGCCTGATCCACGGTAGCCGGATCTCGCTCTCGGTCGGCCTGGTCGCGGTGGGACTCTACACCCTGATCGGAATTTTCCTGGGCTCGATCGCGGGCTATTTCGGCGGGCGCTGGGACATGCTGATCTCGCGCCTAATCGAAATCATGATCTGCTTCCCGACCTTCTTCCTGATCCTCGCCCTGGTGGCGGTCCTGGGCCAGGACCTGTTTTATATCATGCTGGTCATCGGCCTGACCGGCTGGACCGGGATCGCGCGGCTCACCCGCGGCGAATTCTTGAAGCTGCGCAACCAGGACTTCGTCACCGCCTGCTTAAGCCAGGGCATGCCGACGCGCCGGATCTTGGGCCGGCACCTCCTGCCCAACGCGATGGCGCCAGTGCTGGTGAGCGCCAGCTTCGGAATCGCCTCGGCCATCCTGATCGAGAGCTCGCTGTCCTTTTTGGGCTTCGGCGTCCGTCCGCCGACCCCCAGCTGGGGCGAGCTGCTCTCCCAGGCGAAGAGCGTCATCGACGTGGCCTGGTGGCTGACCACCTTCCCGGGCTTGGCGATTTTTCTCACGATTACGGCCTTTAATTTGGTAGGAGAGGGCTTGCGGGACGCCGTCGACCCGAAGTTGAAGACGTAA
- a CDS encoding dipeptide ABC transporter ATP-binding protein, whose product MLLEAKNIVKKFPLKGGFLGRTVGHVHALNDVSLSIAAGQTVGLVGESGCGKTTLARLLMRLLEPTSGKVVFDGRELTGLKEKKLRPLRKRFQMIFQDPFSSLNPRMTVGQILTEPLVVHKVGRAEQRREQVVGMLQKVGLSPEAYAKYPHEFSGGQRQRVGIARALMLYPQLVVADEPVSALDVSVQAQIINLMQQLQQEMKLTYLFIAHDLKVVRHLSQKIVVMYLGHIVEEIPGADLARARHPYTHALLSAVPIPDPTLRRKKIVLSGDVPSPIDPPSGCVFRTRCPYAQELCAQKVPLLEELKPEHRVACHLVREVKPFAELDNSSSATSP is encoded by the coding sequence ATGCTGCTAGAAGCCAAAAACATCGTCAAAAAATTCCCGCTTAAGGGCGGCTTTCTGGGCCGCACGGTCGGCCACGTCCACGCCCTGAACGACGTCTCGCTCTCCATCGCGGCCGGCCAGACCGTCGGCCTGGTGGGCGAGTCCGGCTGCGGTAAGACGACGCTGGCCCGCCTCCTCATGCGCCTGCTCGAACCCACCTCGGGCAAGGTGGTCTTCGACGGCCGGGAGCTCACCGGCCTCAAGGAGAAGAAGCTCCGCCCGCTGCGCAAGCGCTTCCAGATGATCTTCCAGGACCCCTTCTCCTCGCTCAACCCCCGCATGACGGTGGGGCAGATCCTCACGGAGCCCCTGGTCGTGCACAAGGTCGGCCGCGCCGAGCAGCGGCGCGAGCAGGTGGTCGGGATGCTCCAGAAGGTGGGCTTAAGCCCCGAGGCCTACGCGAAATACCCCCACGAGTTCTCCGGCGGCCAGCGTCAGCGCGTCGGCATCGCCCGAGCCCTGATGCTCTACCCGCAGCTGGTGGTGGCCGACGAGCCCGTCAGCGCCTTGGACGTCAGCGTCCAGGCACAGATCATCAATTTGATGCAGCAGCTGCAACAGGAGATGAAGCTGACCTACCTTTTCATCGCCCACGACCTGAAGGTGGTCCGGCATTTAAGTCAGAAGATCGTCGTCATGTACCTGGGCCACATCGTCGAGGAGATTCCCGGCGCCGATCTCGCCCGGGCGAGGCATCCCTACACCCATGCCCTGCTTTCGGCGGTCCCCATCCCCGACCCGACCCTGAGGCGCAAAAAAATCGTGCTCAGCGGCGACGTCCCCTCCCCCATCGACCCGCCCTCGGGCTGCGTTTTCCGCACCCGCTGCCCCTACGCCCAGGAGCTTTGCGCCCAAAAGGTCCCCCTTTTGGAGGAACTCAAGCCCGAGCACCGGGTGGCCTGCCACCTGGTCCGGGAGGTGAAACCCTTCGCCGAGCTCGACAACTCTTCCTCGGCGACAAGCCCTTGA
- a CDS encoding ABC transporter ATP-binding protein encodes MPKILEVKNLRVTFPVHGRPLPAVDGISFHLNQGKVLGIVGESGCGKTVSALSLLRLIESPGRIAEGQALYHGEIEGVTPPPVAPGPKRPDPPEGHDEPEATPVNEILLESLRREPTAEVVAEKIPESGGIDLFKLSDEQMRRVRGNNIAMIFQEPMTSLNPVFTVGDQIAEAVQLHQKVGKKEALEISVEMLRKVRIPDPGKRIRDYPHQLSGGMRQRVMIAMALSCKPDILIADEPTTALDVTIQAQILELMQELIDDMHMSVILITHDLGVVAEVCDDVLVMYAGMIVERAPAKRLFAKPKHPYTIGLLESIPKLFDDRGGPLHTIKGSVPDISKLPPGCRFAARCPRAVDACVSRMPPNKYVGAGQEVRCLNY; translated from the coding sequence ATGCCCAAGATTCTCGAAGTCAAAAACCTCCGCGTCACCTTCCCCGTCCACGGGAGGCCCCTGCCCGCCGTCGACGGGATCAGCTTTCATTTAAATCAGGGGAAGGTCCTGGGCATCGTCGGCGAGTCGGGCTGCGGGAAGACCGTCTCCGCCCTCTCCCTGCTCCGCCTGATCGAGAGCCCCGGCCGCATCGCCGAGGGCCAGGCCCTCTATCACGGGGAAATCGAGGGCGTCACGCCCCCGCCCGTCGCGCCCGGGCCCAAACGCCCCGACCCGCCCGAGGGCCACGACGAGCCCGAGGCGACGCCGGTCAACGAGATCCTGCTCGAGTCCCTGCGCCGCGAGCCCACCGCCGAGGTGGTGGCCGAAAAGATCCCGGAGAGCGGCGGCATCGACCTCTTCAAGCTGAGCGACGAGCAGATGCGCCGGGTGCGCGGCAACAACATCGCGATGATCTTCCAAGAGCCGATGACCTCGCTCAACCCCGTCTTCACGGTGGGCGACCAGATCGCCGAGGCGGTCCAACTGCACCAGAAGGTCGGAAAGAAAGAGGCCCTCGAGATCTCCGTCGAGATGCTGCGCAAGGTCCGCATCCCCGACCCGGGGAAGCGCATCCGCGACTACCCCCACCAGCTGAGCGGCGGCATGCGCCAGCGCGTGATGATCGCGATGGCGCTGTCCTGCAAGCCCGACATCCTGATCGCCGACGAGCCCACCACTGCGCTGGACGTCACCATCCAGGCCCAGATCCTCGAGCTGATGCAGGAGCTGATCGACGACATGCACATGTCGGTGATCCTGATCACCCACGACCTGGGCGTGGTGGCCGAGGTCTGCGACGACGTCCTGGTCATGTACGCGGGGATGATCGTCGAGCGGGCGCCGGCCAAGCGGCTCTTCGCCAAGCCGAAGCACCCCTATACGATCGGGCTGCTCGAATCGATCCCCAAGCTCTTCGACGACCGGGGCGGCCCGCTGCACACGATCAAGGGCAGCGTCCCCGACATCTCCAAGCTGCCGCCGGGCTGCCGCTTTGCCGCCCGCTGCCCGCGGGCGGTGGACGCCTGCGTCTCCCGGATGCCGCCCAACAAATACGTCGGCGCGGGGCAAGAGGTCCGGTGTTTGAATTATTGA